A genomic window from Gemmatimonadota bacterium includes:
- a CDS encoding addiction module protein, whose protein sequence is MSQTTQALESAALLLPPEERARLAERLLASLDIDPEIEAAWAVEVEKRLADWDAGLVEGVPWDEVRRQMQAVLKER, encoded by the coding sequence ATGTCCCAGACGACTCAAGCTCTAGAATCGGCCGCTCTTCTCCTTCCTCCAGAGGAGCGCGCGCGACTAGCGGAGCGTCTCCTCGCCAGCCTCGACATCGACCCGGAGATTGAAGCAGCCTGGGCCGTTGAGGTGGAGAAGCGGCTCGCGGATTGGGATGCGGGTTTGGTTGAGGGGGTTCCTTGGGACGAGGTTCGTAGGCAGATGCAGGCGGTGCTGAAGGAGCGGTGA